A window of the Schlesneria paludicola DSM 18645 genome harbors these coding sequences:
- a CDS encoding universal stress protein, whose protein sequence is MNIRISRILFPTDFSEPARQAQKYAMELADRFQSELHLIHIVPEVYMPLPDASTSWTMPVTNLQADVEIASKRLQNEVNRPWADSHQIVRHVEVGNPVNAIITYAKTHEIDLIVVGTHGHTGLSHLLLGSNAEKVVRLATCPVLTIHPKGHQFVIDDNPANT, encoded by the coding sequence ATGAACATTCGCATCTCTCGCATTCTGTTTCCGACGGATTTCAGTGAACCCGCCCGGCAGGCGCAAAAGTATGCCATGGAGTTGGCAGACCGTTTTCAATCGGAACTACATCTGATTCACATCGTTCCGGAAGTCTACATGCCACTTCCCGATGCATCGACCTCATGGACGATGCCCGTTACGAATCTGCAGGCCGATGTCGAAATTGCTTCGAAACGACTGCAAAACGAAGTCAATCGCCCCTGGGCCGACAGCCATCAGATCGTTCGCCATGTTGAAGTCGGCAACCCTGTTAACGCCATCATTACCTACGCTAAGACGCACGAAATCGACCTGATCGTCGTCGGGACGCACGGCCATACGGGGCTTTCTCACCTCCTGCTCGGCTCAAATGCCGAAAAGGTTGTGCGGTTGGCCACCTGCCCGGTCCTGACGATTCATCCCAAAGGTCATCAGTTTGTGATCGACGACAATCCGGCCAACACGTAA
- a CDS encoding host attachment protein: MITVDWVLVADRCHAKILHALPSTVSKFQTLHSLVHPEGRLTPQEMESDAPGRVQLAGNARSTVEPHEDRKQVQSKRFAHEISEILVRESQDRRFDRLFVIAPPSFLGVLRETWPRIVQDRIALELAKDLMPLAEAELTLRLSEIIASVDLEAKPHVVGAI, translated from the coding sequence ATGATTACTGTTGATTGGGTCCTGGTAGCCGACCGTTGCCATGCCAAAATCTTGCATGCCTTGCCCAGCACGGTCAGCAAGTTTCAGACCTTGCATAGTCTTGTTCATCCTGAAGGGCGGCTGACGCCGCAAGAGATGGAGAGTGATGCGCCGGGGCGGGTCCAACTTGCCGGAAATGCGCGTTCGACGGTTGAGCCCCATGAAGATCGAAAGCAGGTCCAGTCGAAGCGATTTGCCCATGAGATATCCGAGATTCTGGTACGCGAATCTCAAGATCGACGCTTCGATCGTTTGTTCGTGATTGCCCCGCCGTCGTTTCTGGGAGTCTTGCGCGAAACGTGGCCTCGCATTGTGCAAGATCGAATCGCTCTCGAACTCGCCAAGGATCTGATGCCGTTGGCCGAGGCGGAGCTGACGTTGCGACTTTCGGAGATCATCGCGTCGGTTGATCTGGAAGCGAAGCCGCACGTCGTGGGCGCGATTTGA
- a CDS encoding acetate--CoA ligase family protein has translation MRDDGLQAIFAPKSIAVVGASDKPGSVGGALFANLKATGYQGELFAINSKHLLVQGERAYESLAKLPRVPDLVVVCTPASTVPCLVQECGRLGTRGMIVISAGFREAGADGRRIESELVAAAREFPLLRFIGPNCLGVLRPVHKLNASFSPVMPHPGRIAFLSQSGALCTAILDWSAERELGFSACVSVGNMTNVGMGDLIDYFAEDQQTDAILLYLEGLDQASHFLSAARKCARHKPVIVCKSGRFAESALAAVSHTGAIASADAVCDIAFRHAGIERVDTIEELFDCASLLIAHGAPEGDRLAIVTNAGGPGVMASDAWLALGHPLSRLSEESIESLNRVLPSCWSHRNPVDVLGDAGCARFQAAIQIVAQDPNVDALLVILTPQTMTDPERIAESIVVARANGTKPIVVAFIGGAAVTTGRTILRRAGVPNYDFPEEAVRALSHVTALRRKQCAATSFDSVNTSATPESLRRLGRAVTSEQIAFWRAELAEKQGLLDERKSKSLLADFGIQVVQGRLAASADAAEEIAEQTGYPVVLKVLSPDISHKTDVGGVMLNIPNAQSVREAFATMMKVVRERSPSARIEGVSVQPMVSIARGVELILGMTRDPQLGPVVVIGAGGITAELQRDTAMELPPCDEQTADRMLRSLRLYPILEGYRQRPGVDLVQLKLTMKRFFQLVEDLPELSMVEINPLLATATTCIALDGRMSVG, from the coding sequence ATGAGAGATGACGGACTTCAAGCGATTTTTGCTCCGAAATCGATTGCGGTCGTGGGGGCCAGTGATAAACCGGGGTCTGTCGGTGGGGCCCTCTTCGCGAATCTCAAAGCGACCGGATACCAGGGGGAACTTTTCGCCATCAATTCGAAACACCTGCTTGTGCAGGGCGAACGCGCGTACGAGTCGCTGGCGAAGTTGCCCCGGGTTCCCGATCTGGTCGTGGTTTGTACGCCCGCATCGACGGTTCCGTGTCTGGTCCAAGAATGTGGTCGACTCGGCACGCGGGGAATGATTGTCATTTCCGCCGGATTTCGCGAAGCGGGAGCCGATGGCCGAAGGATTGAATCGGAACTTGTCGCGGCCGCTCGAGAGTTTCCTCTGCTGCGCTTTATCGGGCCAAACTGCCTGGGAGTTCTGCGACCTGTTCACAAACTTAACGCGAGTTTTTCACCCGTCATGCCCCATCCCGGAAGGATTGCCTTTCTGTCGCAATCGGGGGCGTTGTGCACTGCGATTCTGGATTGGTCGGCCGAGCGTGAGCTGGGATTTTCGGCTTGTGTGTCCGTCGGCAATATGACAAATGTCGGTATGGGGGATCTGATTGACTATTTTGCCGAGGATCAACAGACGGATGCGATCCTGTTGTATCTCGAAGGACTCGACCAGGCGTCGCATTTCTTGTCGGCCGCGCGAAAGTGTGCGCGGCACAAGCCGGTGATCGTCTGCAAGTCGGGCCGCTTCGCCGAATCGGCACTCGCCGCGGTGTCGCATACCGGTGCGATTGCCAGCGCCGATGCGGTGTGTGACATCGCGTTTCGGCATGCCGGGATTGAACGGGTTGATACCATCGAAGAGCTGTTTGACTGCGCGAGTTTACTGATCGCTCATGGTGCGCCCGAAGGAGATCGACTGGCCATAGTGACAAACGCGGGAGGTCCAGGTGTCATGGCCAGCGATGCCTGGCTGGCACTTGGGCATCCTCTGTCGCGGTTGTCCGAGGAATCGATCGAGTCGCTGAATCGCGTACTCCCTTCGTGCTGGTCGCATCGCAATCCTGTCGATGTTTTGGGCGACGCGGGATGTGCGCGATTTCAGGCTGCGATTCAGATCGTCGCTCAAGATCCCAATGTGGATGCGTTGCTCGTCATTCTGACCCCGCAGACCATGACCGACCCCGAACGGATTGCCGAATCAATTGTCGTGGCACGTGCCAACGGAACCAAACCGATTGTGGTGGCATTTATTGGGGGAGCGGCTGTTACGACGGGGCGAACCATTCTCAGGCGGGCTGGTGTCCCCAACTATGATTTTCCGGAAGAGGCCGTCCGTGCGTTAAGTCATGTGACCGCGCTCCGCCGAAAACAATGTGCGGCCACCTCATTCGATTCCGTGAATACTTCGGCAACGCCTGAATCCTTGCGACGATTGGGGCGTGCCGTCACGAGCGAGCAAATCGCATTCTGGCGTGCGGAACTGGCCGAGAAGCAGGGCTTACTGGATGAACGAAAATCCAAATCGCTGCTTGCAGACTTTGGAATCCAAGTTGTCCAGGGGCGGCTTGCCGCGTCTGCCGACGCCGCGGAGGAGATTGCAGAGCAAACCGGCTATCCCGTCGTACTCAAGGTACTGTCGCCTGATATTTCCCATAAGACGGATGTCGGCGGGGTCATGCTGAATATTCCGAATGCGCAAAGCGTCCGAGAGGCATTCGCCACGATGATGAAGGTTGTGCGCGAACGAAGCCCGAGCGCACGCATTGAAGGCGTCTCTGTACAACCGATGGTGTCGATCGCACGGGGCGTCGAGCTGATCCTCGGGATGACTCGTGACCCACAACTGGGACCAGTCGTTGTCATCGGTGCGGGTGGAATCACCGCGGAACTTCAGCGGGATACGGCCATGGAACTGCCCCCCTGTGATGAGCAGACCGCCGACCGGATGCTCCGCTCACTCAGGCTGTATCCAATCCTCGAAGGCTATCGTCAACGCCCGGGCGTTGACCTCGTTCAGTTGAAGCTCACCATGAAGAGGTTCTTCCAACTTGTCGAGGATTTGCCAGAACTTTCGATGGTCGAAATCAACCCGCTGTTGGCAACGGCAACCACCTGCATCGCCCTTGATGGACGAATGTCGGTGGGCTGA
- a CDS encoding AMP-binding protein, with translation MFRFVQLVVSALLRLVLSFRYTVKRIDWPDAKGVKRPVLILPNHPALIDPVLLLALLHDSYHPRTVLYEGNFSGLIRTLLFKLLQAVSIPDLRRPSREAYERAEQAVAEVIAGLRRGENFILWPSGHAQRDGVERLGSARALTDILNAVPEATVLMVRTRGLWGSMFSYARKARLPNLPGCILNGGLLLLANLLFFMPRRHVKITMKELNRADLTSLERDRINRDFETWYNTEGPEPPTHVPYHFLFGARDYQFPRLQSVHIQIDPSEITQDTRIGIAEILTNQLHRPVGIEELKLDTKLEDLGLDSLQRMEVAVGIEHRFGRTIDASPLTVGELMAMAQGCRETEATVAPAAWFKPPTNVKPLCVLAESIPAAFVERALSTPGDIAAADDLSGVVTYERLLVGALVMARRFERLTGKNVGLMLPASVASDIMLFALYLANKLPILLNWTTGPANLAHAVKLTEVTHVVTSRQLRDRLNISIDGITFIDVEDLRREVGLFESLCTLLKTRMFPSRVRQSVPRVDPNSTSVILFTSGSEKAPKGVPLTHHNIIANLRMLPSVLELTTKDSVLGFLPMFHSFGFTMTGLLPLLGGIRVVHHPDPTDTANLSRKISSYAPTVLVGMPSLIGHLIERSRPGELDSIRWIAVGAEKCPHSLFEATGRLMPKATMLEGYGVTECSPLISANRTAQNRPGTIGIPLPGLQIRVVDVATDTEVPIGTMGMLQVSGPTVFPGYLGDETSPFVERNGTQWYVTGDLVSVDSDGFIHFEGRLKRFVKAGGEMISLPALEDPFVSKYPPDDDGPRVAVEGIEFDSGRRIVLFTTLPIELAEANALLAHEGFRGVMRLDAVHHLDKIPVLGTGKIDYRQLRSLIK, from the coding sequence ATGTTCCGTTTCGTGCAGCTCGTCGTCTCCGCCCTGCTGCGTCTCGTACTCTCGTTTCGCTACACCGTGAAACGCATCGACTGGCCGGACGCAAAGGGGGTTAAAAGGCCGGTTCTAATCCTCCCGAACCATCCCGCCTTGATCGACCCGGTCCTGTTGCTTGCACTTCTTCATGATTCATATCATCCACGAACGGTGCTCTACGAAGGAAATTTCAGCGGCCTCATTCGAACGCTGCTGTTCAAATTGCTGCAAGCGGTCTCCATCCCCGATTTGAGACGCCCAAGTCGTGAAGCCTATGAGCGGGCGGAGCAGGCCGTCGCGGAGGTCATCGCCGGCCTTCGGCGAGGCGAGAATTTCATCCTTTGGCCATCAGGGCATGCACAACGCGATGGCGTGGAACGACTGGGTTCGGCCCGCGCACTGACGGACATCCTGAATGCGGTCCCCGAAGCGACCGTGCTGATGGTACGGACCCGCGGATTGTGGGGCAGCATGTTCAGCTATGCACGAAAGGCGAGACTGCCGAATTTGCCCGGCTGCATCCTCAACGGCGGATTGCTCTTGCTCGCCAACCTCCTCTTTTTCATGCCACGCCGGCATGTGAAGATCACGATGAAGGAGCTGAATCGTGCCGATTTAACAAGCCTCGAACGCGATAGGATCAACCGCGATTTCGAAACCTGGTACAACACAGAAGGGCCAGAACCGCCGACACATGTTCCTTATCATTTTCTGTTTGGTGCCCGCGACTATCAGTTCCCCCGCCTTCAGTCTGTCCATATCCAAATCGACCCCTCCGAGATCACGCAGGACACCCGTATTGGCATCGCGGAAATCCTGACGAATCAGCTTCACAGGCCGGTCGGGATCGAGGAATTGAAACTCGACACGAAACTCGAAGACCTGGGTCTCGACAGCCTGCAACGTATGGAAGTCGCCGTTGGGATTGAACATCGTTTTGGCAGAACGATTGATGCGTCGCCATTGACGGTTGGTGAACTAATGGCGATGGCACAGGGGTGTCGCGAGACAGAAGCGACCGTCGCACCGGCAGCCTGGTTCAAACCACCCACGAACGTGAAGCCGCTTTGCGTGCTTGCAGAATCAATTCCCGCGGCATTTGTCGAACGAGCACTTAGCACACCCGGGGACATCGCCGCCGCGGATGATTTGTCGGGGGTTGTCACCTATGAACGGCTGCTGGTCGGTGCCCTGGTGATGGCGCGCCGCTTCGAGCGTCTGACAGGAAAAAATGTCGGCTTGATGTTACCTGCCTCCGTCGCCAGCGACATCATGTTGTTCGCATTGTATCTCGCGAACAAGCTACCCATTCTACTGAATTGGACAACGGGCCCCGCGAACCTGGCCCATGCAGTGAAACTGACGGAGGTCACACACGTGGTGACCTCACGTCAATTGCGTGACCGCCTGAATATTTCGATCGACGGAATTACGTTCATCGACGTCGAAGACCTGCGGCGGGAAGTCGGTCTGTTCGAAAGCCTCTGCACGCTGCTCAAGACCCGCATGTTCCCGTCCCGGGTTCGCCAGAGCGTGCCCCGCGTCGACCCGAATTCCACAAGCGTGATTCTATTCACATCCGGGTCCGAAAAGGCACCGAAAGGCGTGCCGCTGACCCATCACAACATCATTGCGAATTTGCGGATGCTCCCCAGCGTCTTGGAACTGACGACAAAAGATTCGGTGCTGGGATTTTTGCCCATGTTTCACAGTTTTGGCTTTACCATGACGGGACTCTTGCCGCTACTGGGGGGGATTCGGGTAGTGCATCATCCCGATCCGACGGATACCGCAAACTTATCACGGAAGATTTCCTCGTATGCCCCCACAGTCCTCGTTGGCATGCCGTCTCTGATTGGTCATCTGATTGAACGCTCGCGTCCTGGAGAATTGGATTCAATCCGCTGGATTGCCGTCGGTGCCGAAAAGTGTCCGCACTCGCTATTCGAAGCCACCGGACGACTGATGCCTAAGGCCACGATGCTCGAAGGGTACGGCGTGACGGAATGCTCGCCGCTGATTTCCGCGAATCGCACGGCGCAAAATCGCCCCGGAACGATTGGCATCCCGTTGCCCGGTCTGCAAATCCGTGTCGTCGACGTTGCAACCGACACCGAGGTCCCGATCGGAACGATGGGAATGCTGCAGGTCAGCGGCCCAACCGTGTTCCCAGGGTACCTCGGCGACGAAACGTCACCCTTCGTTGAACGGAACGGAACGCAGTGGTACGTCACAGGCGATCTGGTTTCGGTTGACTCCGATGGCTTCATCCATTTCGAGGGACGCTTGAAGCGATTCGTCAAAGCGGGCGGTGAAATGATCTCACTTCCGGCGCTGGAAGATCCATTTGTCAGCAAATATCCGCCGGACGACGATGGTCCGCGCGTCGCCGTGGAAGGAATCGAATTCGACTCCGGCCGTCGGATCGTCCTTTTCACCACGTTGCCCATCGAGCTCGCGGAAGCCAATGCCCTATTGGCCCACGAAGGATTCCGTGGTGTGATGCGACTCGATGCCGTGCATCACCTCGACAAGATCCCGGTTCTTGGGACTGGAAAGATCGACTATCGGCAATTGCGATCATTGATCAAATAG
- a CDS encoding Hsp20/alpha crystallin family protein: protein MTTAVTKKAEGTETKEGLALARDPWQSFGFPSLNRMRREFDEMLSRFFTDVPALWNAERGDGRWAFDVEDHPDAYLIKAEAPGFELKDFKVDVRGNQLVMQAKRSEKKKEKDKESFSATEYYHAMMIPPFVDTHKISANYKHGVLQLSLPKTEEGKGRNIPVNG from the coding sequence ATGACGACAGCGGTGACCAAAAAAGCCGAAGGAACTGAAACGAAGGAAGGACTTGCGTTGGCGCGAGATCCTTGGCAGAGCTTTGGATTTCCGTCGCTCAATCGAATGCGGCGCGAATTTGATGAGATGCTGAGCAGGTTCTTCACGGATGTCCCGGCGCTCTGGAATGCCGAGCGGGGCGACGGCCGGTGGGCATTCGATGTCGAGGACCATCCCGATGCGTATCTCATTAAGGCGGAAGCACCCGGTTTTGAACTCAAGGACTTCAAAGTCGACGTGCGTGGAAATCAATTGGTGATGCAGGCGAAACGGTCAGAGAAAAAGAAGGAAAAAGACAAGGAATCGTTCTCCGCGACGGAGTACTACCATGCGATGATGATTCCGCCTTTTGTCGACACCCACAAGATTTCAGCGAACTATAAGCATGGCGTGCTTCAGCTATCGCTGCCAAAGACGGAAGAAGGGAAAGGTCGCAATATCCCGGTCAATGGATGA
- a CDS encoding phage holin family protein, which yields MSIDPTDSPKQTAASLMADIISDVQLLFEQQLKLMQYEFEEEVHRRTVAMTLVASGVAIAFIAATILCVMFAHLLHWATSPIGTDPAWLPMWACYGIVTAVLITTSTIMVWMGRKMLSSHHAQSN from the coding sequence ATGTCCATCGATCCGACGGACTCACCGAAACAGACTGCCGCGTCACTGATGGCGGATATCATTTCCGACGTTCAATTGCTTTTCGAACAGCAGTTGAAGCTGATGCAGTACGAGTTTGAAGAGGAAGTCCACCGCCGCACGGTCGCCATGACCCTCGTTGCCTCGGGAGTGGCGATTGCGTTCATTGCGGCCACGATATTGTGCGTGATGTTCGCCCACCTTTTGCATTGGGCGACTTCGCCAATCGGTACCGATCCAGCATGGCTTCCCATGTGGGCCTGCTACGGCATCGTGACAGCCGTCTTGATCACGACCTCGACGATCATGGTGTGGATGGGGCGAAAAATGCTCTCTTCCCACCACGCCCAATCGAACTGA
- a CDS encoding helix-turn-helix domain-containing protein codes for MAKQSILKNLYDPRAGGQAIRVQIVPSTDEPVHPVRTNYFSIYLIREGMGTFWADASQFEFRQDSLLFFVPYQHIQIVPSQSVCGDLIQFHANFLCVETFHAEAGCSGTLFNDPYGGPAVELDKRRKRDVIGLIERIRQEQVEPDLASSDVMLAYLKVLLILAARLKTKYSESCAVPSIGPRHPTLVELRELIEAHYQTWHSPADYAQRLHLTPKTLGRIVREQLGTTPTDLIRNRILIHAKWQLLHTLRPVKEISRELGFSDELYFSRLFKKATGYSPSFFREFETEIRGGSNLSMLSDHAPILHSVETVDS; via the coding sequence ATGGCGAAGCAAAGCATCCTGAAAAATCTGTACGATCCGCGCGCGGGCGGCCAGGCGATTCGTGTTCAGATCGTCCCGTCGACCGATGAGCCGGTGCATCCTGTTCGTACGAACTATTTCTCGATCTATCTGATCCGCGAGGGGATGGGAACCTTCTGGGCCGATGCCTCACAATTTGAGTTTCGCCAGGATTCGCTACTGTTTTTCGTTCCCTATCAGCACATTCAAATCGTTCCCAGCCAATCGGTCTGTGGAGACCTGATTCAGTTCCATGCCAACTTTCTGTGTGTGGAAACGTTTCATGCCGAGGCGGGATGCAGTGGCACATTGTTCAACGATCCCTATGGAGGGCCTGCGGTTGAATTGGATAAACGAAGGAAGCGGGATGTCATTGGCCTGATCGAGCGAATTCGGCAAGAACAGGTCGAGCCGGATTTGGCATCCAGTGATGTCATGCTTGCGTATCTCAAGGTACTGTTGATCCTTGCCGCCCGCTTGAAAACGAAATATTCCGAATCATGCGCTGTGCCGTCAATCGGTCCCCGGCATCCGACCTTGGTTGAGCTGCGAGAACTGATCGAGGCGCATTATCAAACCTGGCATTCGCCTGCGGACTATGCCCAGCGGCTGCATCTGACTCCGAAGACCCTCGGCAGGATCGTGCGCGAGCAGCTTGGGACGACGCCGACGGATCTGATTCGCAACCGAATTCTGATCCATGCCAAATGGCAGTTGCTCCATACCTTGCGGCCGGTTAAAGAGATTTCACGCGAGCTTGGGTTCAGCGACGAGTTGTATTTCAGTCGCTTGTTCAAAAAAGCGACCGGTTACTCGCCCTCATTCTTCCGTGAATTTGAAACCGAAATTCGCGGTGGCAGCAATTTGTCCATGCTTTCGGATCATGCGCCCATTCTTCATTCCGTCGAAACGGTCGATAGTTAA
- a CDS encoding Gfo/Idh/MocA family protein: MQRNRRRFLQTVAAATAACTLPTWYREELAQTSKATAADVEKPAVALVGCGGMGRGDAKNASRFGRIVAVCDVDEARIAEAKKLWPEAEAYRDFRQVMDRKDIPIVVCGTVDHWHALVSLAALRSQKDVYCEKPLTLTVEEGQLLVKAVRDTGRVLQTGSQQRSDKNFRLACELVRNGRLGKLKHVSVWLPSGRREGPFQSQPTPAGFDWNLWQGPTSKVEYVPERTHTTFRYWWEYSGGTMTDWGAHHNDIALWGMGLERSGPIRIEAKPLVEMIPGGFTAFSEYAVDYTYANGVTHSCHSTPANAWNGSVIDPKGQQHGVKFEGSDGWIFVTRGKIEASDPEILTAALPTDAVRLPISNDHMGNFFDAVRSRQQPICEAEIGHRSASVCHLGVISLRLGRKLGWNPQTEQFMNDDEANQYLRRVPRKPWSYESV, from the coding sequence ATGCAACGCAATCGACGACGTTTCTTGCAGACTGTGGCGGCGGCCACCGCCGCGTGTACCTTGCCGACCTGGTATCGGGAGGAACTGGCACAGACCTCCAAAGCCACGGCGGCCGACGTCGAAAAGCCAGCGGTGGCGCTTGTCGGTTGCGGTGGAATGGGGCGAGGTGATGCGAAGAACGCGTCACGGTTCGGGCGAATCGTGGCGGTGTGCGACGTGGATGAAGCGCGCATCGCCGAAGCAAAAAAGCTCTGGCCCGAAGCCGAAGCGTATCGTGACTTTCGGCAGGTCATGGACAGAAAAGATATTCCAATTGTCGTCTGCGGCACGGTCGATCACTGGCACGCACTGGTGTCGCTTGCCGCCCTGCGTTCGCAGAAAGATGTCTACTGTGAAAAACCGCTGACGTTGACCGTCGAGGAAGGTCAATTGCTGGTGAAGGCCGTTCGCGATACGGGACGCGTGCTGCAAACCGGCAGCCAGCAGCGAAGCGACAAGAACTTTCGCCTGGCGTGTGAACTCGTCCGCAACGGACGACTCGGCAAGCTGAAGCATGTGTCAGTCTGGCTTCCAAGCGGACGACGCGAAGGTCCGTTCCAATCCCAGCCCACTCCGGCCGGATTCGATTGGAATCTCTGGCAGGGCCCCACGTCCAAGGTGGAATATGTTCCTGAAAGAACCCATACGACGTTCCGATACTGGTGGGAGTACTCCGGCGGGACGATGACCGACTGGGGTGCCCATCACAACGACATTGCTCTCTGGGGGATGGGACTGGAACGAAGTGGCCCCATCAGGATTGAAGCGAAACCCCTGGTGGAAATGATTCCTGGCGGTTTCACCGCTTTCAGCGAATACGCTGTCGATTACACCTATGCCAACGGTGTGACCCATTCCTGTCACAGCACTCCGGCGAACGCCTGGAACGGTTCGGTGATTGATCCGAAGGGGCAGCAACATGGAGTGAAGTTCGAAGGCTCAGATGGCTGGATTTTTGTCACGCGCGGGAAGATTGAAGCCAGCGATCCGGAAATCCTCACTGCGGCACTCCCAACCGACGCGGTGCGCCTTCCGATTAGCAACGATCACATGGGCAACTTTTTCGATGCCGTCCGTTCGCGTCAGCAGCCAATCTGCGAAGCTGAAATCGGACACCGTTCGGCCTCGGTCTGTCACTTGGGGGTGATTTCACTCCGGCTGGGCCGAAAACTGGGTTGGAACCCGCAGACAGAACAATTTATGAATGATGACGAAGCCAACCAATATCTTCGCCGCGTTCCACGGAAACCGTGGAGTTATGAATCGGTGTAA
- a CDS encoding universal stress protein, whose product MLKIRTILVPTDFSENANQALGLARSLARDHGATLVVVHIPLPPPSDLHNYLSLSSLTMIEDECKDRLRTVTASIDDVKVETRVSIGDAGPNIVSIASDCDASLIVMGTHGLTGLTRILLGSVAEFVMRNAPCPVMTIKQGTAERMQRDAVVEPSIERSPPPQ is encoded by the coding sequence ATGCTGAAAATCAGAACCATCCTGGTCCCCACAGATTTCTCAGAGAATGCGAATCAGGCATTGGGATTGGCCCGCTCGTTAGCACGTGATCACGGTGCAACATTGGTCGTCGTCCACATCCCACTACCGCCGCCGTCGGATTTGCACAATTACCTTTCGTTGTCGTCGTTAACAATGATCGAAGACGAGTGTAAGGATCGGCTTCGCACAGTCACCGCGTCTATTGACGATGTGAAGGTGGAAACGAGAGTCAGTATTGGGGATGCCGGACCGAATATTGTGTCCATTGCGTCGGACTGCGACGCGAGCTTGATCGTGATGGGGACGCACGGGCTGACAGGATTGACGAGAATTTTGCTGGGTAGTGTCGCAGAGTTTGTCATGCGAAACGCTCCCTGCCCCGTGATGACCATCAAACAAGGCACCGCCGAGCGAATGCAGCGGGACGCCGTGGTCGAACCGAGCATTGAACGCAGTCCGCCACCACAGTGA
- a CDS encoding DUF417 family protein, which yields MSVQKLFEMAANMDKAGVVVTRIGLIVVLLWIGGLKAFRYEADGIVPFVANSPTMSFFYTDPGSYKSHKNPEGALVPENRAWHEANGTYTFAYGLGSVIVIYGLLLCLHPLYPQAATVGSFLVFTMSFVTLSFLITTPECWVPALGDAQHGFPYLSGAGRLVIKDAIMMGAALVTMADSAKASLRKFATTGHVSSD from the coding sequence ATGTCCGTGCAGAAACTGTTTGAGATGGCGGCGAATATGGACAAAGCGGGTGTGGTCGTGACCCGCATCGGGCTCATCGTGGTGCTGCTGTGGATCGGAGGGCTCAAGGCATTTCGGTATGAGGCGGACGGCATTGTCCCCTTCGTTGCGAACAGTCCCACAATGAGCTTCTTCTACACCGATCCCGGTAGCTACAAATCACACAAGAATCCCGAAGGGGCACTTGTTCCCGAAAACCGTGCCTGGCACGAGGCGAACGGCACCTACACATTTGCTTACGGGTTGGGGTCAGTGATCGTGATCTATGGTCTGTTACTCTGCCTGCATCCGCTGTATCCGCAGGCCGCGACGGTCGGCAGCTTCCTGGTGTTTACGATGTCGTTCGTGACGCTTTCGTTTCTGATCACGACGCCCGAATGTTGGGTTCCGGCGTTGGGCGACGCACAGCATGGATTTCCCTATTTGAGCGGCGCGGGGCGACTGGTCATCAAAGACGCCATCATGATGGGTGCAGCGCTTGTCACAATGGCCGATTCCGCGAAAGCTTCGCTTCGGAAGTTCGCGACGACAGGGCACGTTTCGTCCGACTAA